ACTCCATAAACCCACATGACCATCACTTCTAAACGCTGACATCGAAGTTACATCCAAAACCGACACCGGAACCGTCATATTCTTGACTACTTCTTTGATCATTTCAGAGAATATGCTTCTGTCTCTTCCTTGTGTATCCGGGGTTGGATACTTCGTCACATTGCATGATCTATGATCACTACACAACAACACCAAACTTCAATCTTAAGAAAAAGCAGAACAAAAACTGGTAAAAGCTAAGGAGTTGTACCTCCAATGCGATGGCTCAAAGGTACGAAACAACACACGAGTTTTGTTAGGATCAATCTTAGTCTCTATCCATGACGCCCATGTCTCTAACGCTACTCTATACGCTGAAGGAATCGACATCCCGAGCCTCAGTGAGTTCCCAACCTGAAAGTAACAACCACTGACGTTCCAAACACACAACAGTTAGTTTAAAGACAACACTCTAAAGTCTATACCAAGTTATTCAATTCAAAGCTTACGTTTCGAAAAGCTTCCCAGGCACCCACCACTGACCAGTATTGAAAACAAGATAATCCGCAGAGCTCCACTCATTGTTAATCACATCCAAAACATCCAGCTTCAACGTGGACTTTACACGTTTCGGCGCGTGCCAACGCAACAACTTCCCAGGCTGAACCAAGAAAACCGATCTATAGAACTCAACCGTGAAGTTAAAAGAACTAAACCTCACACCCAAGAACCTTATCCTCTTCGTTATATTGTTCCCGTTGACTTCATAAACACTCCTCTTATCATCCAAACCCGTCATCAACATACATATCAAAGACTCCCACTGCGTCCTACTCATCGAATCTCCCACAAAGACTATCCTTTTACCTCTCAACCTCTCCAAGACATCACGCACTTGGAACCTCGGGACGTTACAATGCTTAGGCTTCCACCTCCACTTTAGATACTCATCGTGCCCACGCCCGTTGCCTAAACAGTTAAACCCTTTCTCCACGAACGGACATTCAGACGCGTTGTACAAAGGGTAGCTATCGTCAACCACCCAACTCCCATCGAATATGTCACACTCCTTACTATTAATTATAACAGAGGTGTCATTAAACTGCAATGCACCATTATAACCGAGGCTAGGAACAACGTAGAGGTAACCACCAGCTATGATGACAAGAAACGAGACAAGTGTTCCTGCGACGATGAGGACTTGAAACAAGTAGGAGATCTCTTTTAACCGGTTTGTATAAGGCCGTGGACTTCCTCCGAACGTTCTCGGGCTAGCGAAAGCTGAGCCAATGGGGCTGTTGAAGGCGGTTGAAGAGGTGCTCCTAGGGCTTTCTACAGATAAAGAACTCAATGCTCTTCTATTGAACGATGTGCTCTTTGTGAAACTACTCATTGTTCCTCAATCATTTGATCcttctatctatctatatatctcTTAGCTCCTTACCTTTCTATTTAAACCCATCATGCAAGAACAGAGAGATGATCCAATCTCTTAGACTTGATGTAATTTTCCAGGGAAATTCAACATTTTGACGCAAACCCAGATTGAATCACGAGATGGGTATCGATCAAATCCAGCCGAATCGAAAGAGAAGAAGCGATACCGTGAAAAAGAGTTGGCGAAAGATTGCGAATTTGAGAACGGTAGGTAAGAACAGAGACTTTGATGTTTTTTCGAATGCGGAGAGAGATCAAAGACGCGTGTTTTGATTGAGATCGGAgatgaggaagagagagagagagagatcggcgAGGAAAGAGGGACACTGTCTGGTTCCGATGTCTGCTctgtaattaaaattatataaatcaaaGTTCGATGATGCGTCGAGATTTGGAAATAGCGTAAAGGGTAATTTGGTAATTTACTatgaagaaaaatattgaaaaattgTCTTTTAAGAATGTTCTGGTCTTGGATCATTGTCTATGTTGTTGCAAAGACGCATTGTTTATGGTTAATCGGATAATGTTAATCACTGAtcgtatcactaatcatatgatatatatagcgTATGTACTATTTTTCTGTTGGTTCtaaacagagacaacaagaaGTTTGGTGATACAGATTAAATGCAATTTACTTTGTATTTAATGATGGGAACACATGTTCATAAGTTTAGTCACTTTTGGCAATAAAACTCACagttttgttttagatttgcATTAGGTCTAGAAAGTAGTTCAGA
The sequence above is drawn from the Brassica napus cultivar Da-Ae chromosome A8, Da-Ae, whole genome shotgun sequence genome and encodes:
- the LOC125576991 gene encoding protein trichome berefringence-like 7 produces the protein MSSFTKSTSFNRRALSSLSVESPRSTSSTAFNSPIGSAFASPRTFGGSPRPYTNRLKEISYLFQVLIVAGTLVSFLVIIAGGYLYVVPSLGYNGALQFNDTSVIINSKECDIFDGSWVVDDSYPLYNASECPFVEKGFNCLGNGRGHDEYLKWRWKPKHCNVPRFQVRDVLERLRGKRIVFVGDSMSRTQWESLICMLMTGLDDKRSVYEVNGNNITKRIRFLGVRFSSFNFTVEFYRSVFLVQPGKLLRWHAPKRVKSTLKLDVLDVINNEWSSADYLVFNTGQWWVPGKLFETGCYFQVGNSLRLGMSIPSAYRVALETWASWIETKIDPNKTRVLFRTFEPSHWSDHRSCNVTKYPTPDTQGRDRSIFSEMIKEVVKNMTVPVSVLDVTSMSAFRSDGHVGLWSDNPLVPDCSHWCLPGVPDIWNEILLFFLFRQQVP